A window of the Capricornis sumatraensis isolate serow.1 chromosome 9, serow.2, whole genome shotgun sequence genome harbors these coding sequences:
- the DND1 gene encoding dead end protein homolog 1 has translation MQSKRECELWCERVNPENKAALEAWVRETGIRLVQVNGQRKYGGPPPGWVGSPPPAGSEVFIGRLPQDVYEHQLIPLFQRVGRLYEFRLMMTFSGLNRGFAYARYSSRRGAQAAIATLHNHLLRPSCPLLVCRSTEKCELSVDGLPPGLSHRALLRALQPLGPGLQEALLLPSPGPTPAQIALLKFSSHRAAAMAKKALVEGQSHLCGEQVAVEWLKPDLKQRLRQKLMGTSLQCLQPEGSRLALARDQGLEFQGSQVALQLLCQRMKLGSPVFLTKCLGTSPAGWHRFWYQVVIPGHPVPFSGLIWVVLTPDGQDGHEVAKDAVSARLLEAMSESRASLLWSAGAEAGGTMVQQ, from the exons atgCAGTCCAAACGCGAATGTGAG CTGTGGTGTGAGAGGGTGAATCCCGAAAACAAGGCGGCGTTGGAGGCGTGGGTCAGGGAGACGGGCATCCGGCTGGTGCAGGTGAACGGGCAGAGAAAGTATGGCGGGCCACCCCCAG GATGGGTGGGCAGCCCGCCGCCGGCCGGGTCGGAGGTGTTTATCGGGCGGCTGCCCCAGGACGTGTACGAGCACCAGCTGATTCCACTGTTCCAGCGCGTGGGCCGCCTCTACGAGTTTCGTCTGATGATGACCTTCAGCGGCCTGAACCGCGGCTTCGCTTACGCCCGCTACAGCTCGCGGCGCGGCGCCCAGGCCGCCATCGCCACGCTGCACAACCACCTGCTGCGGCCGTCCTGCCCGCTGCTCGTGTGCCGCAGCACCGAGAAGTGCGAGCTGAGCGTGGACGGGCTGCCGCCGGGCCTGAGCCACCGCGCGCTGCTCCGCGCGCTGCAGCCGCTGGGACCCGGCCTGCAGGAGGCGCTGCTGCTGCCCAGCCCCGGGCCGACTCCCGCACAGATCGCACTGCTCAAGTTCAGCTCGCACCGGGCCGCAGCCATGGCCAAAAAGGCCCTGGTGGAAG GGCAGTCCCACCTCTGTGGAGAACAGGTGGCTGTGGAGTGGCTTAAGCCAGACCTGAAGCAGCGACTCCGCCAGAAGCTCATGGGTACCTCGCTACAGTGCCTACAGCCAGAGGGCAGCCGATTAGCCCTGGCCAGGGACCAGGGGCTTGAGTTCCAAGGGTCTCAGGTTGCCTTGCAGCTGCTGTGCCAGCGGATGAAGCTGGGCAGCCCAGTGTTCCTCACTAAGTGTTTGGGCACAAGCCCTGCTGGCTGGCACCGCTTCTGGTACCAGGTGGTAATCCCTGGGCATCCAGTGCCCTTCAGTGGCCTCATCTGGGTTGTGCTGACCCCAGATGGGCAGGATGGGCATGAGGTGGCTAAGGATGCAGTATCTGCACGGCTGCTGGAGGCAATGAGTGAGTCTAGGGCCAGCCTCCTTTGGTCTGCTGGGGCTGAGGCAGGAGGTACCATGGTTCAGCAGTGA